Proteins encoded in a region of the Brassica oleracea var. oleracea cultivar TO1000 unplaced genomic scaffold, BOL UnpScaffold00679, whole genome shotgun sequence genome:
- the LOC106319889 gene encoding uncharacterized protein LOC106319889, with the protein MDKLRLPTFDGVSDPSAHVTSFNIVMRRVNLSDEEKGADFCRLFVETLEGIALNWFTGLQENSVNSFHDLSTAFLKNYIMFTRQEATATDLWNLNHANGQSLKGRRTGPLAKYSDEKCEEAFNQFKHYLTTPPVLSKPEVGDTLSLYIAVTSSAVSSVLIREDRGEQKPIFYISKRMTEPETRYPTLEKMAIAIITSARKLRPYFLSHTIEVLSNQPLRTVTENTNQSGRLTKWEVELSEHDIMYKNRTAAKSQVLADFLIELTPELEQNLVLPSLNWILHVDGSSTNKGSGAGVQLQSPTGDLIRQSFSFGFAASNNEAEYESLIAGLRLAKAVKAKRISAYCDSQLVVSQFLGDYDARNDRMDAYLKLVKDLTQDFEFFELTKVPRGENVCADALAALGSKLHDQVKRTISIHRIEKPSISPTAEQLAITASVTDAMHIDEAEPRPTGGQLDDWRTEFFAYLPDGILPTEKWEARRLKRRSAHYVAMDGQLRRWTATKVLLKCIFGYETRLVMAEMHEGAAGNHSGGRDIALKVKNLGFYWPTMNADCEYYIKKCDKCQRHASTIHSLTELLHTLTVPYPFMRWGMDIIGPMPSSRQKRFILVLMDYFTKWVEAEPYAKITDKEVQKFVWKNIICRHGLPYEIITDNGSQFISHNFREFCDRWRIRLNMSTPRTPQGNGQAESTNKMIVDGLKK; encoded by the exons ATGGACAAGCTTCGTCTTCCGACCTTCGACGGCGTTTCTGACCCTTCTGCCCATGTCACGTCGTTCAACATCGTGATGCGACGCGTAAACCTCTCTGACGAAGAAAAGGGCGCCGACTTTTGTCGACTTttcgtcgaaaccctagaaggAATCGCTCTCAACTGGTTCACCGGCCTCCAAGAAAACTCCGTCAACAGTTTTCACGACCTCTCGACGGCTTTCCTCAAGAACTATATCATGTTTACTCGCCAGGAAGCCACCGCTACGGATCTCTGGAACCTCAATCACGCCAATGGGCAAAGCCTCAAAGGTCGACGTACCGGACCACTCGCGAAGTACAGT GATGAAAAATGCGAAGAAGCTTTCAATCAGTTCAAACATTACCTCACGACGCCTCCGGTTCTGTCGAAGCCCGAGGTCGGTGACACCCTATCCCTATATATCGCCGTCACTTCCTCGGCGGTCAGTAGCGTACTCATACGAGAGGATCGAGGtgaacagaaacctattttctacatCAGCAAACGCATGACAGAACCAGAAACGAGATACCCAACCTTGGAGAAGATGGCTATCGCCATCATCACCTCGGCCAGAAAACTCAGGCCTTACTTCTTGTCGCATACCATCGAAGTACTCTCCAACCAACCCCTTAGGACGGTGACGGAAAACACCAACCAATCAGGAAGACTAACTAAATGGGAAGTGGAACTAAGCGAGCACGACATCATGTACAAAAATCGCACAGCAGCGAAGTCACAAGTCCTTGCTGATTTCTTAATCGAGTTAACGCCGGAGCTAGAACAAAATCTTGTACTACCAAGCCTAAACTGGATACTACACGTAGATGGGTCGTCTACGAACAAAGGTTCAGGGGCAGGCGTACAGTTACAGTCGCCTACAGGCGATCTAATCCGACAGTCGTTCAGTTTTGGTTTCGCGGCATCCAACAATGAAGCCGAATACGAGTCCCTCATCGCAGGCCTCCGTCTCGCTAAAGCAGTCAAAGCCAAACGAATCAGCGCGTACTGTGATTCCCAGCTCGTGGTGAGTCAGTTTCTCGGAGACTACGACGCCAGGAACGATAGGATGGATGCCTACCTGAAGCTCGTCAAAGACCTCACACAAGATTTTGAGTTCTTTGAACTCACGAAGGTTCCTCGCGGAGAGAACGTATGCGCAGACGCTCTTGCAGCCCTCGGAAGCAAGCTACACGACCAAGTGAAGAGGACAATCTCGATACACAGGATCGAGAAGCCAAGCATCAGTCCAACAGCCGAGCAGCTGGCCATCACGGCGTCCGTCACTGATGCAATGCACATTGACGAAGCAGAACCTCGCCCGACGGGAGGTCAGCTCGATGATTGGCGAACGGAGTTCTTTGCTTACTTACCCGACGGCATACTACCTACAGAGAAGTGGGAAGCAAGACGACTCAAGCGACGTAGTGCGCACTACGTCGCCATGGACGGACAACTTCGTCGATGGACCGCAACAAAAGTACTCCTTAAGTGCATTTTTGGATATGAAACAAGACTTGTTATGGCCGAAATGCATGAAGGAGCAGCAGGCAATCACTCAGGAGGGCGAGATATCGCACTGAAGGTGAAGAACCTCGGTTTCTATTGGCCAACAATGAACGCGGACTGCGAGTATTACATCAAGAAATGTGACAAGTGCCAACGACACGCTTCAACCATCCACAGTCTGACGGAATTGCTCCATACCTTGACGGTGCCGTACCCcttcatgcgatggggaatggataTAATCGGGCCTATGCCGAGCTCTCGACAGAAGAGATTCATCCTAGTCCTAATGGATTACTTCACCAAGTGGGTGGAAGCAGAACCCTACGCCAAAATCACGGATAAGGAGGTACAGAAgttcgtctggaaaaacatcatctgcaggCACGGGCTCCCCTACGAGATAATCACCGACAACGGATCGCAATTTATCTCACATAACTTCAGAGAGTTCTGCGACAGGTGGAGAATCCGTCTAAACATGTCAACACCGAGAACCCCGCAGGGCAACGGTCAAGCCGAGTCAACTAACAAAATGATCGTCGACGGACTCAAGAAGTGA